The Arachis hypogaea cultivar Tifrunner chromosome 16, arahy.Tifrunner.gnm2.J5K5, whole genome shotgun sequence genome contains a region encoding:
- the LOC112697922 gene encoding uncharacterized protein isoform X1: protein MTVSSLLSIAATASAAALTMLICKGRRKTLLQGPHKEDLSMLGPQSEPECNPCGKILFFSRIGTSKALAQHLRYMLASNGVTLELVDTVDYEPEDLPKENLVLIIASTAEHWNRSPPQPPISAKDTSLRLAAEDFARWLKEKVSNFEGEVFVVKACTFSAFGVVGRVSEDGKNLMAKAANHIRDLGHATQFNPDFDFDNWWQRAVGVLKGAVLEDTVAVGKCQQSEPEVGFCILSSTHLRIETFSLIRFYVFVENVDDVVTEMGSSTTFTRKMLTVTEADLMKNGCVDLEEAGPVTPLAKGIKIDSSLSQSLEFCSVGGVLYFVPGRLMGGIPKEYGVIMDLHYPKKFWCLKYDGSTWIWKLLGNTFISRNRALVVPYDGKLLIFGGGWIEIYDPKSDYWDRREVPYNALIQGSMDPESYFLWEDKSTKHHKTLIFLYRFSKLGGRSIVSYDVEANRWKPIECQFPKIPLNVFCPTKLVLLGSSDYLLVVEELASNWYVYDLSRRMVMADLHIDGLDDTWRVLHVFCCHHNQKEKESLIYMFMQQNESGLHDLVHYARVKLKTDALFSVKVESKGYFKVGPYTKLYMFAVGGEDIEGKNAA from the exons ATGACGGTATCCTCTCTCTTATCCATCGCGGCCACCGCCTCAGCCGCTGCCCTAACCATGTTAATATGCAAGGGTCGCCGCAAGACCCTCCTTCAAGGCCCCCACAAAGAGGACCTTTCAATGCTCGGTCCACAATCCGAACCCGAATGCAATCCATGTGGCAAGATCCTATTCTTTTCCCGAATCGGAACGTCAAAAGCTCTGGCGCAGCACCTCCGCTATATGTTAGCCTCAAACGGCGTTACTTTAGAGCTCGTAGATACAGTTGATTACGAGCCCGAAGACCTACCTAAGGAGAACCTCGTCCTCATCATTGCTTCAACTGCGGAACATTGGAACCGATCTCCGCCACAACCGCCTATCAGCGCGAAAGATACCTCCCTACGTCTTGCAGCAGAGGACTTCGCCAGGTGGCTCAAGGAGAAAGTGAGTAACTTTGAGGGTGAAGTGTTTGTTGTGAAGGCTTGCACTTTCAGTGCGTTTGGTGTGGTCGGTAGGGTTTCCGAAGATGGCAAGAATTTGATGGCTAAGGCCGCCAATCACATTAGGGATTTGGGTCACGCTACTCAATTCAAccctgattttgattttgacaacTGGTGGCAAAGGGCTGTTGGGGTTTTGAAAGGTGCGGTTTTGGAAGATACAGTTGCTGTTGGCAAGTGCCAGCAATCTGAACCTGAGGTTGGTTTCTGCATCCTCTCATCAACACACCTGCGAATTGAAACTTTCTCTTTAATA CGCTTTTATGTTTTTGTGGAAAATGTTGACGATGTGGTAACTGAGATGGGTTCTTCTACTACCTTCACCCGCAAGATGTTAACTGTCACTGAGGCGGACTTGATGAAGAATGGCTGTGTTGATCTTGAAGAAGCAGGTCCTGTTACTCCTCTTGCCAAAGGTATAAAAATTGATTCCTCGCTATCACAGTCCCTAGAATTCTGTTCCGTTGGTGGTGTCTTGTACTTCGTCCCTGGTAGGTTGATGGGTGGTATTCCAAAAGAATATGGGGTGATCATGGACCTACATTACCCCAAAAAATTCTGGTGCCTCAAATACGATGGTTCTACTTGGATTTGGAAATTATTGGGTAACACGTTCATCAGTCGTAATAGAGCTTTAGTAGTCCCATATGATGGCAAGTTGTTAATCTTTGGGGGTGGTTGGATTGAGATCTATGACCCAAAATCAGATTACTGGGATAGAAGGGAAGTACCTTATAACGCCTTGATTCAAGGTTCTATGGATCCTGAATCTTACTTTTTGTGGGAGGACAAGAGCACCAAGCATCATAAGACCCTCATTTTCTTGTATCGTTTTAGTAAGTTGGGAGGACGATCGATTGTGTCATATGATGTTGAAGCAAACAGATGGAAACCCATTGAGTGCCAATTTCCAAAAATTCCTCTTAATGTGTTCTGTCCTACAAAACTTGTTCTTTTGGGATCTAGTGATTATCTCCTAGTTGTTGAGGAGCTAGCCTCTAATTGGTATGTGTACGACTTGTCTAGGAGGATGGTTATGGCAGATCTGCATATAGATGGTCTGGACGATACTTGGCGGGTGTTGCATGTTTTCTGTTGTCATCACaaccagaaagaaaaagaaagtctgATTTATATGTTCATGCAACAGAATGAATCTGGGCTTCATGACCTTGTTCATTATGCCAGAGTCAAGCTCAAAACGGATGCTCTTTTTTCTGTCAAGGTTGAATCCAAGGGTTATTTTAAAGTTGGTCCCTATACCAAACTCTATAT GTTTGCTGTTGGAGGCGAAGACATTGAAGGGAAGAATGCAgcttag
- the LOC112697922 gene encoding uncharacterized protein isoform X3 produces MTVSSLLSIAATASAAALTMLICKGRRKTLLQGPHKEDLSMLGPQSEPECNPCGKILFFSRIGTSKALAQHLRYMLASNGVTLELVDTVDYEPEDLPKENLVLIIASTAEHWNRSPPQPPISAKDTSLRLAAEDFARWLKEKVSNFEGEVFVVKACTFSAFGVVGRVSEDGKNLMAKAANHIRDLGHATQFNPDFDFDNWWQRAVGVLKGAVLEDTVAVGKCQQSEPERFYVFVENVDDVVTEMGSSTTFTRKMLTVTEADLMKNGCVDLEEAGPVTPLAKGIKIDSSLSQSLEFCSVGGVLYFVPGRLMGGIPKEYGVIMDLHYPKKFWCLKYDGSTWIWKLLGNTFISRNRALVVPYDGKLLIFGGGWIEIYDPKSDYWDRREVPYNALIQGSMDPESYFLWEDKSTKHHKTLIFLYRFSKLGGRSIVSYDVEANRWKPIECQFPKIPLNVFCPTKLVLLGSSDYLLVVEELASNWYVYDLSRRMVMADLHIDGLDDTWRVLHVFCCHHNQKEKESLIYMFMQQNESGLHDLVHYARVKLKTDALFSVKVESKGYFKVGPYTKLYMFAVGGEDIEGKNAA; encoded by the exons ATGACGGTATCCTCTCTCTTATCCATCGCGGCCACCGCCTCAGCCGCTGCCCTAACCATGTTAATATGCAAGGGTCGCCGCAAGACCCTCCTTCAAGGCCCCCACAAAGAGGACCTTTCAATGCTCGGTCCACAATCCGAACCCGAATGCAATCCATGTGGCAAGATCCTATTCTTTTCCCGAATCGGAACGTCAAAAGCTCTGGCGCAGCACCTCCGCTATATGTTAGCCTCAAACGGCGTTACTTTAGAGCTCGTAGATACAGTTGATTACGAGCCCGAAGACCTACCTAAGGAGAACCTCGTCCTCATCATTGCTTCAACTGCGGAACATTGGAACCGATCTCCGCCACAACCGCCTATCAGCGCGAAAGATACCTCCCTACGTCTTGCAGCAGAGGACTTCGCCAGGTGGCTCAAGGAGAAAGTGAGTAACTTTGAGGGTGAAGTGTTTGTTGTGAAGGCTTGCACTTTCAGTGCGTTTGGTGTGGTCGGTAGGGTTTCCGAAGATGGCAAGAATTTGATGGCTAAGGCCGCCAATCACATTAGGGATTTGGGTCACGCTACTCAATTCAAccctgattttgattttgacaacTGGTGGCAAAGGGCTGTTGGGGTTTTGAAAGGTGCGGTTTTGGAAGATACAGTTGCTGTTGGCAAGTGCCAGCAATCTGAACCTGAG CGCTTTTATGTTTTTGTGGAAAATGTTGACGATGTGGTAACTGAGATGGGTTCTTCTACTACCTTCACCCGCAAGATGTTAACTGTCACTGAGGCGGACTTGATGAAGAATGGCTGTGTTGATCTTGAAGAAGCAGGTCCTGTTACTCCTCTTGCCAAAGGTATAAAAATTGATTCCTCGCTATCACAGTCCCTAGAATTCTGTTCCGTTGGTGGTGTCTTGTACTTCGTCCCTGGTAGGTTGATGGGTGGTATTCCAAAAGAATATGGGGTGATCATGGACCTACATTACCCCAAAAAATTCTGGTGCCTCAAATACGATGGTTCTACTTGGATTTGGAAATTATTGGGTAACACGTTCATCAGTCGTAATAGAGCTTTAGTAGTCCCATATGATGGCAAGTTGTTAATCTTTGGGGGTGGTTGGATTGAGATCTATGACCCAAAATCAGATTACTGGGATAGAAGGGAAGTACCTTATAACGCCTTGATTCAAGGTTCTATGGATCCTGAATCTTACTTTTTGTGGGAGGACAAGAGCACCAAGCATCATAAGACCCTCATTTTCTTGTATCGTTTTAGTAAGTTGGGAGGACGATCGATTGTGTCATATGATGTTGAAGCAAACAGATGGAAACCCATTGAGTGCCAATTTCCAAAAATTCCTCTTAATGTGTTCTGTCCTACAAAACTTGTTCTTTTGGGATCTAGTGATTATCTCCTAGTTGTTGAGGAGCTAGCCTCTAATTGGTATGTGTACGACTTGTCTAGGAGGATGGTTATGGCAGATCTGCATATAGATGGTCTGGACGATACTTGGCGGGTGTTGCATGTTTTCTGTTGTCATCACaaccagaaagaaaaagaaagtctgATTTATATGTTCATGCAACAGAATGAATCTGGGCTTCATGACCTTGTTCATTATGCCAGAGTCAAGCTCAAAACGGATGCTCTTTTTTCTGTCAAGGTTGAATCCAAGGGTTATTTTAAAGTTGGTCCCTATACCAAACTCTATAT GTTTGCTGTTGGAGGCGAAGACATTGAAGGGAAGAATGCAgcttag
- the LOC112697922 gene encoding uncharacterized protein isoform X2, which translates to MTVSSLLSIAATASAAALTMLICKGRRKTLLQGPHKEDLSMLGPQSEPECNPCGKILFFSRIGTSKALAQHLRYMLASNGVTLELVDTVDYEPEDLPKENLVLIIASTAEHWNRSPPQPPISAKDTSLRLAAEDFARWLKEKVSNFEGEVFVVKACTFSAFGVVGRVSEDGKNLMAKAANHIRDLGHATQFNPDFDFDNWWQRAVGVLKGAVLEDTVAVGKCQQSEPEVVSCSDPKLLMTQRFYVFVENVDDVVTEMGSSTTFTRKMLTVTEADLMKNGCVDLEEAGPVTPLAKGIKIDSSLSQSLEFCSVGGVLYFVPGRLMGGIPKEYGVIMDLHYPKKFWCLKYDGSTWIWKLLGNTFISRNRALVVPYDGKLLIFGGGWIEIYDPKSDYWDRREVPYNALIQGSMDPESYFLWEDKSTKHHKTLIFLYRFSKLGGRSIVSYDVEANRWKPIECQFPKIPLNVFCPTKLVLLGSSDYLLVVEELASNWYVYDLSRRMVMADLHIDGLDDTWRVLHVFCCHHNQKEKESLIYMFMQQNESGLHDLVHYARVKLKTDALFSVKVESKGYFKVGPYTKLYMFAVGGEDIEGKNAA; encoded by the exons ATGACGGTATCCTCTCTCTTATCCATCGCGGCCACCGCCTCAGCCGCTGCCCTAACCATGTTAATATGCAAGGGTCGCCGCAAGACCCTCCTTCAAGGCCCCCACAAAGAGGACCTTTCAATGCTCGGTCCACAATCCGAACCCGAATGCAATCCATGTGGCAAGATCCTATTCTTTTCCCGAATCGGAACGTCAAAAGCTCTGGCGCAGCACCTCCGCTATATGTTAGCCTCAAACGGCGTTACTTTAGAGCTCGTAGATACAGTTGATTACGAGCCCGAAGACCTACCTAAGGAGAACCTCGTCCTCATCATTGCTTCAACTGCGGAACATTGGAACCGATCTCCGCCACAACCGCCTATCAGCGCGAAAGATACCTCCCTACGTCTTGCAGCAGAGGACTTCGCCAGGTGGCTCAAGGAGAAAGTGAGTAACTTTGAGGGTGAAGTGTTTGTTGTGAAGGCTTGCACTTTCAGTGCGTTTGGTGTGGTCGGTAGGGTTTCCGAAGATGGCAAGAATTTGATGGCTAAGGCCGCCAATCACATTAGGGATTTGGGTCACGCTACTCAATTCAAccctgattttgattttgacaacTGGTGGCAAAGGGCTGTTGGGGTTTTGAAAGGTGCGGTTTTGGAAGATACAGTTGCTGTTGGCAAGTGCCAGCAATCTGAACCTGAG GTTGTTTCTTGTTCTGATCCAAAGCTACTCATGACGCAGCGCTTTTATGTTTTTGTGGAAAATGTTGACGATGTGGTAACTGAGATGGGTTCTTCTACTACCTTCACCCGCAAGATGTTAACTGTCACTGAGGCGGACTTGATGAAGAATGGCTGTGTTGATCTTGAAGAAGCAGGTCCTGTTACTCCTCTTGCCAAAGGTATAAAAATTGATTCCTCGCTATCACAGTCCCTAGAATTCTGTTCCGTTGGTGGTGTCTTGTACTTCGTCCCTGGTAGGTTGATGGGTGGTATTCCAAAAGAATATGGGGTGATCATGGACCTACATTACCCCAAAAAATTCTGGTGCCTCAAATACGATGGTTCTACTTGGATTTGGAAATTATTGGGTAACACGTTCATCAGTCGTAATAGAGCTTTAGTAGTCCCATATGATGGCAAGTTGTTAATCTTTGGGGGTGGTTGGATTGAGATCTATGACCCAAAATCAGATTACTGGGATAGAAGGGAAGTACCTTATAACGCCTTGATTCAAGGTTCTATGGATCCTGAATCTTACTTTTTGTGGGAGGACAAGAGCACCAAGCATCATAAGACCCTCATTTTCTTGTATCGTTTTAGTAAGTTGGGAGGACGATCGATTGTGTCATATGATGTTGAAGCAAACAGATGGAAACCCATTGAGTGCCAATTTCCAAAAATTCCTCTTAATGTGTTCTGTCCTACAAAACTTGTTCTTTTGGGATCTAGTGATTATCTCCTAGTTGTTGAGGAGCTAGCCTCTAATTGGTATGTGTACGACTTGTCTAGGAGGATGGTTATGGCAGATCTGCATATAGATGGTCTGGACGATACTTGGCGGGTGTTGCATGTTTTCTGTTGTCATCACaaccagaaagaaaaagaaagtctgATTTATATGTTCATGCAACAGAATGAATCTGGGCTTCATGACCTTGTTCATTATGCCAGAGTCAAGCTCAAAACGGATGCTCTTTTTTCTGTCAAGGTTGAATCCAAGGGTTATTTTAAAGTTGGTCCCTATACCAAACTCTATAT GTTTGCTGTTGGAGGCGAAGACATTGAAGGGAAGAATGCAgcttag
- the LOC112806003 gene encoding rust resistance kinase Lr10-like, with protein MTRDFKEKLGEGGFGSVYKGKLRSGPFVAIKMLGKAKTNGQEFISEVATIGRIHHANVVRLIGFCVEGSKRALVYEFMPNGSLDKFIFSKVDSVSLTYQEIFEISLGVARGIAYLHEGCDMQILHFDIKPHNILLDENFIPKVSDFGLAKLNPLDNSIVTLTAARGTIGYMAPELFYQNIGAVSYKADVYSFGMLLMEIASQRRNSNPNAEHSSQFYFPFWIYDQLAQKNDEIEMKILMHEETSEVAKKMFITALWCIQLKPSDRPSMNKVVKMLEENAASIEMPPRPSYYPNDMIHKDSEEINSGVTTSNDSSSCSGFEEEITTNPM; from the coding sequence atgaCACGAGATTTTAAGGAAAAATTGGGAGAAGGAGGATTCGGTTCTGTGTACAAGGGAAAGTTACGAAGTGGACCTTTTGTAGCCATAAAAATGTTGGGTAAAGCTAAGACTAATGGTCAAGAATTTATCAGCGAAGTTGCTACAATTGGTAGAATACATCATGCCAATGTAGTAAGGTTGATTGGATTTTGTGTTGAGGGTTCAAAACGTGCTCTTGTATACGAATTTATGCCGAATGGTTCTCTAGATAAGTTTATCTTCTCCAAAGTGGATAGTGTATCATTGACTTACcaggaaatttttgaaatatctCTTGGAGTGGCTCGTGGTATAGCTTATCTGCATGAAGGCTGTGACATGCAAATTTTGCATTTTGATATCAAGCCTCACAACATTCTTCTTGACGAGAACTTCATTCCTAAGGTCTCAGACTTTGGTCTTGCAAAGCTTAATCCTCTTGATAATAGTATTGTAACTTTGACAGCAGCACGAGGAACAATTGGTTACATGGCTCCAGAATTGTTCTACCAAAATATTGGAGCAGTATCTTATAAGGCCGATGTCTATAGTTTTGGAATGCTTTTGATGGAGATTGCAAGTCAAAGAAGAAACTCCAACCCAAATGCAGAGCATTCGAGTCAATTTTACTTTCCATTTTGGATATACGATCAATTGGCTcagaaaaatgatgagatagAGATGAAAATTTTAATGCATGAAGAAACGAGTGAAGTAGCAAAAAAGATGTTCATAACTGCACTATGGTGTATACAATTAAAGCCAAGTGATCGTCCTTCAATGAATAAAGTGGTGAAAATGTTAGAAGAGAATGCTGCAAGCATTGAAATGCCTCCAAGACCTTCATATTATCCAAATGATATGATTCACAAAGATTCTGAGGAGATTAATTCAGGAGTAACTACTTCAAATGATTCTTCTAGTTGTTCAGGTTTTGAGGAGGAAATTACAACCAATCCTATGTGA